The Cydia strobilella chromosome 16, ilCydStro3.1, whole genome shotgun sequence genomic sequence AATTTATAAtaccaatatagtcgaggataaaaatggtcATTTATGCGttacactgcttttcacttcgattgtgagtaaattatacatacaaaaaacccaatatttaaggttattttaccgtatttatttaagacttaagaaaattgtactcgggcTGGTCGGGGGCAcggggcacgccggtcgggagcgcgccggtcgggggcgcgccggcagggatggcagtttgtatggcagattttggactttattgctaagtcaataagggacgtaatagatgattttactttatgctaataataagcaactttatgtcgtctacgcatgACTTAAGGTCGAACTTtaagagcatgagaagtgaaaaatagtatgagcgccgCTAACTGACGCGGGGGTCGCGCGGCGGATTTTTACCCCTTGAAGTAAAAATCCCTaagcatttttataaaatcttttTTATATCAGTTTATATAGTATGTTTACTACATGCTGACTCTTGacttaaaaactaataatatttgcATACTGCTATATACATTTGCAACTCACGTGTTTTTCTGATAATTCTAGATATTCGATTGATTATTCTGACTATGAATAAAATTACTTCATAGTCAAAATAATCAATCCTCTTTTTCACGGTACGCTATTGAACACTTGTTACttgaacataattatttatgcctacatcatttatttacagaacactaatttaaattaaataattaacgatACTGAATTGGCATTATCTAGAATTAATTTTCTAAAAAATAAGTCGCGGCtccttattttttataaatgtttgtttgtaatcTTAAACAACTCTTAAGAATCTTAGGCTGAAAAAAGTCCAGTAAgattaatatttgtttttcatcgAAAATTTAAATCGAATTTTTAACATCTGATCTTGAGTTAATTTGTCTTTACTTGATAATAATAACAagtgccataaaacaaactttttaattttctccCTTGGAAGTATTCCATTAGTCTACTGGCTACGTTGGCCTGTTAGGACTAGGGAAtgaaaaccggtttttatttgtatgaaatttcggtttttccatacaattaaaaaccggtttgcattccctagttagGACTTGCATGGCATCTGGCCAGGGACGGGAGGATTTTCtccctttaattttttttaacaacatacTTCTTGTCAAATACTTGCAGGTTAATAAGAGTTATTCACTAGTACAAACCAAATTTTAAGtaatgtgaaaaataaatatacgtaggtaacaagtttaagaacaaatacaattattttattaaatatttttattccggccttcaccactggagggcttcgtcactttttctttaatatatgacatctattacaatttttaatttatacgtaggtatttatataaatagaaatttatattatgtataatgtCGTATTTGTATAGATGTTATAAATTAGTATGACACATTACTGTATTTAGATGTTAATTatcatttttaaaagttatagCAAATAATAAAACCGTTATTTATTCAAGAGATCACAACATCTCTTAGTTGTAACATCTTATATAAAaactgatatttaaatttaattaaacggGAATCTAATCGAAGAAaaatttattcaacaatttgaTACATTACGAAGTATTAATGGTGCTCCCACATtgattgttataaaatattgtataacattgtgtgacagggacagcataataaaacactatcaaTGCTATCACTATGTCAcacgatgttatataacattttgtAACAGCCAGTGTGGAATCACCATAAAGTATTACCTAAGGTCATGTAATGTAAGAagaacatagtttttttttgcttgggGCAAGACGCAGTGATTGATTGATGGAAGATAAACCGTATTGAGGATTTCCTACAAGTGTTTATCTTGCCCCAAGGTTTCTCTTCTCATCTaaccttaaataaattaatatgtttacattaaattatgccAATATGGAATCATcataatgctattatttattaattactttaattactttttttctaGCTAACTTCAACCTCCTAGGCTGTATTTACGAGACCAGTTTAGAATTTTAAATAGAGGAAAATGCTTAGGAAAGataaaatttgagaaatttgaGAGGATTGCAGTACTCATTTTTATGCCATTTAATTCCTTTGCAGCTTTTAACAAAGCTAGCTTTAAATTCATACATGAATTTTCTTACAAAATTTTCttatatttgttttacgagGGGGCGaatgttgttgtttaaccgacaaattttgccaccgtgtgaaacacaacatttttcaccaccaatgtgaggaaaatactaaccgtAAAATACCAAACAAAATCAAGTCccaatgaacgttattaaataattatcattaaaaatcatcatttaaaagttaattcaactagccaacataaggaaacaactcaaaatttgcattagatttctttgcctcacatgtggataaaatgcaactttcttatcagttttggAACAATCAAGCCGCTGTGTGgtgaaaatactattttaatgaCGACATGACTCACAGCTGGGATGCAAATTGACAGCATTGAGTACCTACGGCACATGAAAATAATAGTTTAAAACATTAGGTATCCCCAGTGTGTGTAGCTACTCTAGTTAAATAATTCTGGATGcatattagtaaaataaaattcaaatttgaCTTTTAATGCCAAACATCGAATCAAATATTTTGCCAAAAACAGTTCgtacttaaaattaaaagccTGGGATGATGTCATATGCCTCTAAGCTGGACATGGTAAGATAAATGAGCCAGAGAGTGAAAAAGAAGATGGATGTGCATATTTTGATGCCGCGCGGACCCCCGAGTTCTCCTCCGATGGACTTCCGTCTCCTGAGGACCAGGACCAGGACAGCGAGAGCCGCTTCTGAGCAGAACATGGTGACGCTGAAGGCGAGGCTGAGGGAGAAAAGTAGGGTGAGTGATCTTGATTGTTTTTATCAGGGGCATCCCAGAAAAGTGTCGGGTAGGTGACGCCATTTCtttaacacttctgataaagctgagaagccgatatttggcatACTAACGTTTGATAACTCAGATTTAAATTCAACGGTATGCAATACAATACAGATTTCCGCAGGTTGTTAAGGTAGCTCTGTCATAGGCGTCACGTCCCTGACAAAGTAGACTTTTTTTGTGGAATGCCCCATTAGAAGGCTTGTTCGAAAGACATTTTTTGGATACATTTTTGTTCTATCAATGAATGATGCTTGTTGAGAATCAATTTCTTGgacatatttttgtacaaaagaCCGATTTGACCGATTATCTAGTATCTTATCTAAAGGTCTTGTACTTCACAAGACCTTTAGTAAATACCGGAAatgttatcaaaatatttagccAAATCATCAGATACTTGACTACGAAATTGAAGGTGTATAAAACGCTCAAAAACAACAATAGCAAACCTAAGTACAGTGCTTAAGTCACACAGTTACACACAGTTAAAACTGTAGTTTTCAGTATTTTCTCACTAGATCTGTATTGATAGTTTTTGGGTTGGATCCACGAATTCCACgatcagttattattattacctactaaattactaatagtaaaaattatgaagaaaatttaaacaagacaagattcatttaaaattatactgcaGGTTGCATTTAAGCATTCGTCATAATCTCTGCGCTATTTTCTGACCCGTTAAGAAGTCAATGAAGGGAATTTTCCACTTTAAAGAATACACggtaatttaaaaatctttCTAGATAAAAATAGAGATCTAATGGACGAACGTAAGGATGTGCAAGTTCTACTTCGCATTAACTAGGAAACAGTGATCACtgctaataatataaaatccGTTACCATTGCACGCTATTGCGATTGCCCTGATCTTTGCTTGCATTATACccgatacaaaaaaaaagttaccctTGGTATAGTTATTGGAATCGTAAGCTTTTTATTCAACTATTAAGTGTGCGCGTCTATGGTCGTGGTCGGTCGATAAAGGATGTCCATGTCGAAAGTCCAAGttatgtacttatattatatttatcacCAAAACTGCAATTTTTTTGTTCCGATGTACAATAAACAGAAACACACAGTCTATGCGACGGCTACATATCAAAAAGCATGATTACGTAGTTTACAACTGTACCCGTTTGTCCTAACTAGTCCACTCCACTCGTAAATATGGTGACAGTAGTTAGCTATAATATCCGGTTTGAAGCTACTTACTTCCCCGGATCAACAAGGAACTTCTCATTTTTGCTCCAATGGACGATGGCAGCGAGAGTCCACGCCACGCCAATGCCAAGGAAAACGTTGACAGCATTGGAGCCTGTTACGTTGCCAACCGACGCGTCCGCGTACTTGTCCTGGATGGCTGCCACTTTACTCGCAAATGTGTCTGGGGACAATGGGTGGAGTtagaatttactttttatgatttttggTTAGTGTATCTTCCTAATTTAATTAGACTGGAGTATAAGACCAGGAGCCCGTTTAGATTTTGATAAgcccttgacgatcgtcttggtgattggcacgcacgactttcatttcatttcgcatGCCAATAAGCGTGTGCAATTttcaagatcgtatcaaaattacaaatttgAATCAGGCTCCAGACGAAGTGGCGAAAAACtaaatcgtcaggtgacaaccaagaCTCACTAATTCTTATTACTACCACAAGttaatagccatagtgaaccatattaataccgaaataaggttgatttttggttaatatttttttagtaattagtgagttttggttgtcacctgacgtgACGAAAtagacttaaggatgactcacgttagaccgggccgtgtccgggccggagcttccggcgcttcgttttctataaaaagcatcacgtgatcacctgtcatgtcatagaaaagtaagcgctggCCCggacacgcacacacacacacacacacacacaggaaattttgtttaatttctgTATGTTGAAATACGGTCCTGCATCACAGTAGTGCTCAGTATCAGTGCTAGTTACTGTCCCAGTGCATGTTATCTTTTAAACTTACGTACATTAGTAATTAAGTAGCATGTCGAGCACTGTGACGTTTACCTTTTGTGCCACACTCACCTATCGATAATAGGTTCTTCCAAATACGACACATGCGACTGAATACAATGTTTgcagcatataataatattacattatcTTTGATTATGTTTAaaacatttaacaaaaaatataagatATATAGATAATTTAAGTATGTCTACCGTACATTATCTACCGCCATTATCTACCGTTGTCTAAGACCGTCCTAGAGAGCTAAAAGCCTTATCTCCCTGAGGACTAGACCGCTGTAAGATGAGCCAGTCACGTTTTACCCACTTATTTCGTGTAATGGACCCAAGCCAGTATGACTATGTAGGTGTGGCGCAATTCTTAAAGCCATTACGTTGTTATTGACTTCAAGGGTTTGAAtcaaaaaacttataaatagtGTATTTGCCATAACACTGATATTTTCTTCTTAAGAATTTGTTTTATCGAAGTTAACTCACATGACATATCTTCAAAATTTAGGAAGTACCCATGCATTTTTCTTGTATTAAGGGAATATTTAGATCGCGACTGCAGCAACTTTACTGATTTAGTGGTACTGGTGCAGAATTGCGCCACAGGAAAATTTTGAGGCAACCAATTATGTTGTTTAACTAAGAAACGTTTAACGTTGGATGAAGAGCGTAAATATTCCTAAGTCTTCAGCGAAAACCTTGCCGTTAAGGTAAGAATTATTTTACTTGGTATACTAGTTCCTAGTGCCACGAAAACTATGGCAGTCACAGAGCCCTTGATATATGCCAAGTGTACAACCAAAGTGCGAGGCCACATCTCCGATGAAGGCATTGACTAGGCCGATGCATGTAATGGAGATCACGAAGCATACGTAGCCTCCCCAATATTTGGCCAAAAACGTCAAGTACGGGGTGTatcttaaaacattattttacctGGTATACTAGTTCCTAGTGCCACGAAGACTATAGCCGTCACAGAGTCTTTGATGCCAAGCGTACAGCCAAAGTGTGAGGCCACATCTCCGATGACGGCGGTGACGAGGCCGATGCAGATGATCGAGATCACGAAGCATAGGTAGCCTCCACCGATATCTAGTAAAAAACATcaaatataagtacatatacagAGGGggtcgattctaatttaacaatttgttatgattttgatAAAATCTTGACCATCGTCTTGATAATTGGCGCGCATCTTACGCACGACTTCATTATTGTACCAATAAgagtgagcgatcttcaagacTGTGATTGTATGTTTTCAGAAGAGATCGCGCAAAAGGCCCTAAATATATATGCCCCAATATGCCCTAAGGATTACATATTTTACTTATAGTTTCTTAACTGGAGTGTTCATAATGGGATGTCATTTAGGTACCGCTTCAGGCTGTGACCAAACGCTTACATTTCTAGATCGACCTACTTAAGTGTATGACATTACGCtactatttacataatattgttgtttttagggttccgtacccaaagggtaaaaacgggaccctgttactaagactccgctgtccgtctgtcaccaggctgtatctcatgaaccgtgatagctagacagttgaaattttaacagatgatgtatttctgttgccgctgtaacatcaaatactaaaaacagaataatataaatatttaaatggggctcccatacaacaaacgtgatttttttgctgttttttccgtaatggtacggaacccttcgtgcgcgagtccgactcgcacttggccggttttttattatacatttacATTCCAATtccaacttaaaattaaataagtaggtaaataacaaataaataacaataaagtaGTAATTCTCTGGACTGTcggtctgttacctcttcatgctaaAATCGCTTAACCGATTTAAATTATTCTTGGTAAAGAGATAGCTTGAGTTCCAAAAACGGACAGAATAATTTTTGTTACGGAAATCATCAATAAAGGGATGAAAAGAGACTATTTACTAtggaattaataattttatgcaGACGCAGTTGCGAGCGGAAgcttgtacttaataaataccaTGAAAACTTAAGTACATTACGCCGGTCAGCTCAGTGTTAAATTACCAAAAACAAAACCGCCAGAAGGACCGAAATCCCACAGTTAAAAACGCTCTTTGAAACCACAACACATTTATAGCGCCCCCGGGACGGGCCCTGATTACCGCCTAATTTAAACCGGAGGCCAATtctgattttaaaatttgatatggttttcattTTGATACCTACGACAATGGAATATTCAGATCGTTATTTCCTATAACAGGAAATAACCATTGCTGATGGACAAGCTCTGTTACACAAAGATATCCTAACACGTCCGTTCCATTACGTCGTGAAAAATTTATTTCACTTGCGTGACGTCgtggaaattaaaaattttataCACATTTTTGGGACTGTTTTTAGCgccaggattgaatatgctagtggtTCTGaattggaagaacccaaaaagatTTGTGAGAATTGAGaaaaaggtttgttttatgagGTAGCAACATAATAcaatcagtaggccgagcacatgattggcgcgaaactatctcgccgcgagatagactagactacccgtcttttactaactgtatgaattaaagggggacgggtatcGTAtgtatgtcgcggcgagatactctcgcgccaatcatgtgctagcccggcagggggCCTAagcaagatgacaatcgttgataaaaacgccaatcaaaacttaaataatttatggaAAAAGTCACGttacttttcgtagcatctgtcatcctggtacattttttttcttttagtttgACGTTTGTCTATGTAAGATTGTCATCGGTGCTAGGCCCCCAGGAGTCGTCTCATTAATTATAAATGCGCGTGAGATGCCTCACGAAACGactcaaggtcgtgtcaaaattaAATGAGAACCATATCACATTTTAACATCAGAATTGGTCTCTCGCATCGTTTTGTCGAGAGACATATTATTAGTCGAACACGAATGAGCTTCTTTGTGGTCGTAACTCTTTTGAGAATTTAATTTTGCGTGGAGTAATTCTTTATGTAATTACACTAATCAAGTACATGTTTACTTAACATGTGTCAATAgcattttagttatatttaggtacctaattcTTGCAAATGTCAGATAAATTTTGACGTAAGAGCGTAACACCCTATTTTAATGATACAATTTTACAAGTAAAACACCGGTCAAAAGATTATCGCCATTAGTAAAGTGCATTTATTTTGTAACATGTTTTGtagctgcagagatagttgacTCCCCGGTGAACAAATTTTTATACAGATGGGTTAGTTATCTCTGCAACTGACTGTACATAATTGTATGAAACTTAACATTGGTATAACGTGACACGTTTGTTACTGTCGCATTTGTCACATATCATATCGTTAAACGATAAACGCCATTCGAAAATAAagtgtatcgggatgacagatgcaacgAATAAGTGACGTGATCagcggcggtatcatggtcgcatttttatcacttgtcatgtcatgcgtcactttcgcacttgcatacttgttagaacgtgacaggcatgatgacaggataaaaaaccgaccatcttagccctacagttCATGTGTAGAGTCAGGCTAAGCTCACTCTGCACCGTATTTGATAGCAcagtgtgcaagtgttattttaaagtgTGACGTTTATGATAACACTTCCACACTATGAGCTATCATACATGCAGAGTCAGCTTAGCCTGagtattatttaagttactattggcgttttctataaatGTAACTTGGCTAGGTCCCAAGAAGAcgaaattattttacaattttctctGTAGGATAAACTGTCACGTGAACTTGCCTGTAGGGGGGATGAGAGCAAAAATAATCTTCCAGAAAACAGTTACTACGTGCATTAAGTAGTCTGACACCGACGGAGGCTCATCAGGGTTGTCGGATCCTGAAAAAAGAGAAACCATTTAGTTCATACGAAACATTGTGTGACGAAACATTTAAACGCAAATTGAGAAATCTTTTGTTAGATAACCCTCTGACCTCTATAAGTGAGTTCATAGAATTAaatttgtaatgatatatgtaatgtgtatatgtgtgtgtgtgtgtatgtgtgtgtgtgatatATGTATGTGTTGTTGGTATGttgtgttattgtattttaaaaacgacatttacttcttttgcgattttttttgtttaacattTTAACGAACACTCTAAATTGCTTAGATTGacatcaattttaatttatttcatatttgttagtatatttataatgtttgacgatcatgataagaagaagaattttgatattgatgcaaatttatagtgtaatttttatcctgaaataaataaatctaaatctatagcTTTCATTAAGGTAGGTTCAGACCTGTGGTGAATTAAGGATTCAAAATTAAGGAATTAAGAAGGGGACATAAAAATTAAGGATTCCAGTAATGTTAAGGAGTTCAGTACAAATCTTAAGGCATATCTAATAAGTACTtcctcttcttgagccgactggcattatcagagatgatggcaagaggcccgatgggatgtccttggttccttggatcttgggacggatgttggtgtgggatgctacctgcgtagacacactggcaccgtcccacctccaacggactaatgtaaaagcgggcggagcggcggaaagcgccgaaattttaaaacgaaataaatataagagcctcgatagagagtatcatttcgttccatttggagttgaaactctaggtccatggggtcccagcgcgcataagttgtttgcagaaatcgcgaagcgtctggttgacataactggtgaccgaagagctggcggctttctcgcacaacgtatcagcattgcgatacagcggggaaatgccgccagcattcttggtacaatgcctcaagggcctattttagatttaagctagttattaatttcgtttacgtagtaccactgtatatatattgtaattaataattagcgaCTCTGTATATGCCATACGaataagtacctagaccatTTTATAACCTAGAGGAATACTTTGGTAAGATATTTGGTTAACATAGATTTacactcatttattttaaatttttattgttttatactgttattattgttatttgtagAATTTTCTGATGTGTTGAATTAATCtgtataattattcattattattctaaTCGAAATGACCTCGTCAAAATTCTATTATCTagatttttgacatgttttaagCTTACTTTTTGTTCTGTTTAAATGCGCTTGATGAAATTGATTTGATACTGTGTATCCACTACTGCATGGATTCTTCCTTATTTgcattgcaataaaaatattgagtattTAATTCTCAATATATTCGTAATTTGGGACTCCGGTTCCGTTAAGAACATTATTACGGTACATGTCGCTATGGGGCTGCCTAAGGtgtgtaaacaaaaaagaatgAATGGAAAGATTCGCACGCTTCGGGTAAGCTttcgtagctcagttggttaagagcgaTCGGACCGGAAGCggtgaatttttcaatattttccttttatataaAAATCTCTTCGGTAAGACCAGCCAAGAAGCGAATCTCATAAAACTTTTCTATAAAAACTAGGCCAAGACTTTGAAATCAAATCTCCAAAGAGGTGTCAAAGTTGGTGCAAAGAAATATTCTTAAACAGACGCAATTTATGTTTCTAGATTAactgtaaactttttaaatgaACGCGCCTACAACTTTCATACCTTTTTAGGTTAAAAGCTTTTACCTAATGGACGTTTTGAGAAGTTTCAATGCCATCTACAGACAAATTATTACGTAAACTGTGTACTTCAACTATAAAACTGTGGTTTACAGACAAAGTTTAAGCTTACTCTTACTACTACCGCCAAAATGACTAGTTTATCTTGTAGTTTATCTatccttatttattttacagcGGTATATAAAGGATGAGGGTCTATATTTCTTGACAGTAGTTGATTGAGTGTTTTAATACTTAGGCGAAGTTAGACAACAATGGTGAAGTTAGGGTTCCCTATGGTATCTACCGAAAATTAAGGTTGACGAGACTATCTAGTTTAGCCAACCCAAATTTTTAATCAATCGCAACATTGATAACGAGGTTTGCATAAAGTTACCCGAGCTGACGGTAAGTGCCTCAGAGAACTGTTCCTTCCACGAAGACGTGCCTATGATTATAGACGCGTTCGCCCTCTGTACCAGCTTGTCCACCGTGttctgaaacaaaagaaaaaaggcTGCAGGAATAGTTGTCACATGCGACCTAGTGCAGAAAGCTTGCATTCTTGGCTGTACGAAGATAATGAAGAAATGCTTACATTGTTATAGCGGATAGAAACATTAATGAATGCGCGATTTATGAATGAGTTTTGTGGACTGGAGCAATTTCCACGACAAACGAATTGTCAAAAAAATTTAACAATCACCTGATATTCTGCCCAAACAAGAATAAAATGATAATGAATAATCAGTTTCAATTTAGAATGTATTGCAcgaaa encodes the following:
- the LOC134748550 gene encoding sodium/calcium exchanger 1-like encodes the protein MICDKCDNIGGGYLCFVISIICIGLVTAVIGDVASHFGCTLGIKDSVTAIVFVALGTSIPDTFASKVAAIQDKYADASVGNVTGSNAVNVFLGIGVAWTLAAIVHWSKNEKFLVDPGNLAFSVTMFCSEAALAVLVLVLRRRKSIGGELGGPRGIKICTSIFFFTLWLIYLTMSSLEAYDIIPGF